The Dehalogenimonas lykanthroporepellens BL-DC-9 genome includes a window with the following:
- a CDS encoding hypothetical protein (KEGG: ara:Arad_1076 monocarboxylic acid permease protein) — MTLTELAIMTGILSILSIVGAYYWRRVSVVAYFFFIFTGFLWGAGTFGHGRTWFTWFLIGNGIAGIFTVLAIVNKRHRGFPFYSYMKYTAYILFSLIIISFIVAMLDKLFRF; from the coding sequence ATGACCCTAACGGAATTAGCCATCATGACGGGTATATTGAGCATATTATCGATCGTAGGTGCATACTATTGGCGTCGCGTCAGCGTTGTGGCATATTTCTTTTTTATTTTTACCGGCTTCCTGTGGGGCGCGGGTACGTTCGGACATGGGCGCACCTGGTTCACCTGGTTTTTGATAGGAAACGGCATAGCAGGGATATTTACCGTTCTGGCGATAGTCAATAAAAGACATCGTGGTTTTCCATTTTACAGTTATATGAAATATACGGCTTACATTCTCTTTTCGCTGATTATTATCTCGTTTATTGTGGCCATGTTGGATAAATTATTCCGGTTTTAG
- a CDS encoding hypothetical protein (KEGG: wpi:WPa_0172 putative cation ABC transporter), which produces MIADNQQMLFIVLPQIILWLLLLLSFRFSMLKVTVFNRSQDTDEVDAARHQLRKAGLVIMAIPVAIILGFTAFATFRYGAPGYGLVFALPLAAVWLLTRQRPLLGASMAAMATVMLIIPGISALVMNYEMTAWYGSIMLLLAAMLGLGAWTTVKSLPRTRKVSTHEEQS; this is translated from the coding sequence ATGATCGCCGACAATCAGCAGATGTTATTCATCGTTCTGCCGCAAATAATCCTGTGGCTGCTTTTGTTGCTCAGTTTCCGGTTCTCGATGCTGAAAGTCACGGTGTTCAATCGAAGTCAGGATACGGATGAAGTCGATGCTGCGCGGCATCAACTCAGAAAAGCGGGACTGGTGATCATGGCAATACCGGTGGCGATCATACTTGGTTTCACCGCCTTTGCCACATTTCGTTACGGAGCCCCTGGTTATGGGCTTGTCTTCGCCTTGCCATTGGCGGCGGTATGGTTGCTCACTCGGCAACGGCCGTTGCTGGGGGCGTCGATGGCCGCAATGGCGACGGTGATGCTGATTATCCCCGGAATCAGCGCACTGGTCATGAATTATGAAATGACGGCGTGGTACGGCTCCATAATGCTTCTCCTGGCGGCGATGCTGGGGTTGGGGGCATGGACGACCGTCAAATCACTTCCGAGAACGCGGAAGGTATCGACGCATGAGGAGCAATCGTAA
- a CDS encoding hypothetical protein (KEGG: aga:AgaP_AGAP000663 AGAP000663-PA), producing MYLLNVLIFYSFFLVIYGLIIYGLTRYLRSVGVEKSIAVFAAFALFGMGSGLMAAAAGRFEGWYIFNAPGVLLVDEISNVLYETRRNDPSAIAGYDIHWILRTPQIAYFTSSIVWIVLGIPAQLIRNLRCRKAVIYYGLRRAGYREDRPA from the coding sequence ATGTATCTTCTGAACGTTTTGATATTTTACTCCTTTTTCCTGGTTATATACGGCTTGATCATCTACGGCCTGACGCGTTATCTGCGTAGCGTTGGAGTGGAAAAGAGTATTGCCGTTTTTGCCGCCTTCGCCTTGTTCGGTATGGGCAGCGGGTTGATGGCCGCGGCGGCGGGCCGGTTTGAAGGCTGGTATATATTCAATGCTCCCGGTGTGCTACTGGTTGACGAGATATCGAACGTGCTCTACGAAACTAGGCGCAACGACCCCTCGGCCATAGCTGGGTACGATATACACTGGATACTGCGGACGCCGCAGATAGCCTATTTTACTTCATCGATCGTCTGGATAGTGCTGGGGATTCCGGCGCAATTGATCCGCAATCTGAGATGTCGAAAGGCCGTAATCTATTACGGGCTCCGGCGGGCGGGGTATCGGGAGGACAGACCAGCATGA
- a CDS encoding hypothetical protein (KEGG: syd:Syncc9605_2129 hypothetical protein), which produces MKRGKIEIGLTIAVGAVLFALALWVTAERMEFSSVAGIWVFFGFPGLALLLTGFYWLHEELPKALVGIGLVVFGLLLWINEASFVIVPVVVSGLGLLVTAHAVWRLLK; this is translated from the coding sequence ATGAAACGGGGCAAAATCGAGATTGGTTTAACGATTGCTGTTGGGGCCGTTCTGTTTGCACTGGCTTTGTGGGTCACAGCTGAACGGATGGAATTCTCCAGTGTTGCGGGAATCTGGGTCTTCTTCGGGTTTCCGGGGTTGGCCTTGCTGTTGACCGGATTTTATTGGCTCCATGAAGAACTGCCCAAAGCCCTGGTTGGGATTGGACTTGTAGTATTCGGGCTACTACTTTGGATAAATGAGGCATCCTTTGTTATTGTCCCGGTGGTAGTGTCCGGCCTCGGATTGCTGGTGACGGCACATGCGGTATGGAGACTTCTGAAATGA
- a CDS encoding hypothetical protein (KEGG: rhi:NGR_c08730 CDP-diacylglycerol--serine O-phosphatidyltransferase): protein MKRRALLFIIGGIAISGLVFWGNLTLALSVLTGFVLFLAYLVLVAWAFKSENRLRQALPLIAFSVVLLTLTICYAFFGYAEGLLGVIIFLGIPGMILLIYIVVKVLLK from the coding sequence ATGAAACGCAGGGCTTTGCTGTTCATCATCGGCGGCATTGCGATATCAGGTCTGGTATTTTGGGGTAATCTGACACTGGCGCTGAGCGTATTGACAGGATTCGTATTGTTTTTGGCATACCTGGTACTTGTGGCCTGGGCCTTCAAATCCGAAAACAGATTGAGACAAGCTCTCCCACTCATTGCGTTTAGCGTCGTCTTATTGACGTTGACAATTTGTTATGCTTTCTTCGGTTATGCGGAAGGTCTTTTGGGCGTAATAATATTCCTCGGAATACCCGGAATGATTCTGCTGATCTACATCGTAGTTAAAGTCCTATTAAAATAA
- a CDS encoding selenide, water dikinase (KEGG: adg:Adeg_0304 selenide, water dikinase~TIGRFAM: selenide, water dikinase~PFAM: AIR synthase related protein; AIR synthase related protein domain protein) — protein sequence MKSYSDVLVGLEKADDAGVYRLTPDIALVQTIDVITPVVDDPFSFGQIAAANSLSDVYAMGGRPVTAMSYVGFPLDGADIDVLRRILAGALSKLDEAGCALVGGHSVKDTEIKFGLSVTGVVHPDRVLTKGGVRPGDRLILTKPIGTGILNTALKADLLDAASVAMVMDHMKMLNRAAAEVMVESGAGAATDITGFGLVGHAAEMAALSQVGLNISFSRIPTMPGARQWAEAGLVPGGAYSNREYRLDILDAPMPLEEWMLDILFDPQTSGGLLIAVPADAADTMVERIREKGCEFVADIGEAVAGPAGRIIISE from the coding sequence TTGAAAAGCTATTCCGATGTTCTGGTCGGCCTGGAAAAAGCCGATGACGCCGGCGTGTACCGGCTGACACCCGATATCGCCCTGGTGCAGACGATAGACGTCATCACCCCGGTGGTCGACGACCCTTTTTCTTTCGGTCAGATAGCCGCCGCCAACTCACTCTCCGACGTCTACGCCATGGGCGGCCGTCCGGTCACCGCCATGAGTTATGTCGGCTTTCCGCTGGACGGCGCCGATATCGACGTGTTGCGTCGGATTTTAGCGGGGGCTTTATCCAAGCTGGATGAGGCCGGCTGTGCCCTGGTGGGGGGGCATTCGGTCAAGGACACCGAAATCAAGTTCGGTCTCTCGGTGACCGGTGTCGTCCATCCGGACAGGGTGCTGACCAAAGGCGGCGTCCGGCCGGGTGACCGGCTGATACTGACCAAGCCCATCGGCACCGGCATCCTCAACACCGCTCTCAAGGCGGATTTGCTGGACGCGGCGTCGGTGGCCATGGTCATGGACCACATGAAAATGCTCAATCGCGCCGCCGCTGAAGTCATGGTCGAAAGCGGTGCCGGCGCGGCCACCGACATCACCGGTTTCGGGCTGGTCGGGCATGCCGCGGAAATGGCGGCGCTGAGCCAGGTCGGGCTGAACATCTCTTTCAGCCGCATCCCGACGATGCCGGGTGCCAGGCAGTGGGCCGAAGCCGGTCTGGTGCCGGGTGGGGCTTATTCTAATCGGGAATACCGCCTGGATATCCTGGATGCACCGATGCCGCTGGAAGAATGGATGCTGGATATCCTCTTCGATCCCCAGACCTCCGGCGGCTTGTTGATTGCCGTACCGGCCGACGCCGCTGACACCATGGTCGAACGTATCCGGGAAAAGGGATGTGAGTTCGTTGCCGACATCGGCGAAGCGGTTGCCGGCCCTGCCGGCAGAATAATAATATCCGAATAG
- a CDS encoding L-seryl-tRNA selenium transferase (TIGRFAM: L-seryl-tRNA selenium transferase~KEGG: tro:trd_0422 L-seryl-tRNA selenium transferase~PFAM: Pyridoxal phosphate-dependent transferase): MAEDIHNQLRRLPAVEKVLEAPELAEPIARYSRPVVADAVRTVIERLRAQAVTGGRTPELPDVVDMVREQLSAEWAGLLQPVINATGIILHTNLGRAPLADTAVSALSGMLGGYHALELDLDTGERGVRARETEKLLRLLTGAERALVVNNNAAAVLLTLAGLARGREVIVSRSELVQIGGGFRVPEVMAESGALMREVGTTNQTFIRDYEAAISDGTAMLLSVHRSNFTLRGFTHDPSLAELRELAGKFNLPLVYDLGSGAITDTAAYGMTHEPTVGEALEAGVDLVCVSGDKLMGGPQCGIILGRRELVDRLRKHPLLRALRIDKYAAVALSATLLEYLKGRAGQLPVYRMMGTSIDDLTARSRAIAAVLNDAGLEAEIVDGESLAGGGSLPEETLPAKMVAVTIGGRLDDFCRRLRLGAPPVLGRALEGRFVIDPRTVLPGQDSALLQAVVKASESRR; the protein is encoded by the coding sequence ATGGCTGAAGATATACACAATCAACTCCGTCGCCTGCCTGCGGTGGAGAAGGTGCTGGAAGCGCCGGAACTGGCCGAACCCATCGCTCGATATTCCCGGCCGGTGGTGGCCGACGCCGTCCGTACCGTAATTGAGCGGTTGCGCGCTCAAGCAGTAACCGGCGGCCGAACGCCGGAACTGCCGGACGTGGTTGATATGGTCAGGGAACAACTGTCTGCTGAGTGGGCCGGTCTTCTGCAACCGGTCATCAACGCCACCGGCATCATTCTCCATACCAACCTGGGCCGGGCTCCTCTGGCGGATACCGCGGTTTCGGCGTTGTCCGGTATGCTGGGCGGTTATCACGCGCTGGAACTGGATCTGGATACCGGGGAACGGGGCGTGCGGGCCCGGGAAACGGAAAAACTGTTGCGTCTGCTTACCGGCGCCGAAAGAGCGCTGGTGGTCAATAACAATGCCGCCGCGGTACTATTGACACTGGCCGGGCTGGCCCGGGGCCGGGAAGTCATCGTCTCCCGTTCCGAGCTGGTTCAGATAGGCGGCGGCTTCCGGGTGCCGGAAGTTATGGCCGAATCGGGCGCGCTTATGCGTGAAGTCGGTACTACCAACCAGACCTTCATTCGTGATTACGAGGCAGCTATCTCCGATGGTACCGCCATGCTGTTGTCGGTGCATCGTTCCAATTTCACTCTGCGCGGTTTCACCCACGACCCGTCACTGGCGGAACTTCGGGAACTGGCCGGGAAATTCAACCTGCCGCTGGTCTATGACCTGGGTAGCGGCGCTATTACTGATACCGCGGCCTACGGCATGACTCATGAGCCCACCGTCGGGGAGGCCCTGGAAGCCGGGGTGGACCTGGTATGTGTCTCCGGGGATAAGCTGATGGGCGGGCCCCAGTGCGGTATCATCCTGGGCCGCCGGGAACTGGTGGACCGGTTGCGAAAGCATCCGTTACTGCGCGCCCTGCGCATCGATAAATATGCCGCCGTGGCTCTGTCGGCCACCCTGCTGGAATATCTGAAAGGCCGGGCCGGTCAATTGCCGGTCTATCGAATGATGGGCACGTCCATCGATGACCTGACTGCCAGAAGCCGGGCTATTGCGGCGGTGCTGAATGACGCCGGTCTGGAGGCCGAAATCGTCGATGGCGAGAGCCTTGCCGGCGGTGGTTCACTGCCGGAAGAGACTCTGCCGGCCAAAATGGTAGCCGTGACCATCGGCGGCCGGCTGGATGACTTCTGCCGCCGTTTGCGGCTGGGTGCCCCGCCGGTGCTGGGACGGGCTTTAGAAGGGCGCTTTGTCATCGACCCGCGAACCGTACTGCCCGGACAGGATTCAGCTTTGTTACAGGCCGTCGTCAAGGCCTCGGAGAGCCGGCGGTGA
- a CDS encoding selenocysteine-specific translation elongation factor (KEGG: sti:Sthe_1974 selenocysteine-specific translation elongation factor~TIGRFAM: selenocysteine-specific translation elongation factor~PFAM: protein synthesis factor GTP-binding; elongation factor Tu domain 2 protein; Elongation factor SelB winged helix 2; Elongation factor SelB winged helix 3), which translates to MITLGTAGHIDHGKSSVVKALTAIDPDRLPEEKARGMTIDLGFAWFALPDGEKVGLVDVPGHQHFVRNVIPGLTGIDAVMLVVAADDGWMPQTEEHLQIIDLLGIDRGIVVLNKTDLVEEEWRQMVEADIQERLTGTSLAAVPVVRFSSKTGEGLAELRVAVAGLAAGARQSDTGKPRLPIDRVFSIKGAGTVITGTLHHGSLAVGDELTILPGGLKAQVRGIESYKEHHNYARPGSRVALNLAGVRKEELERGDIIVRRGRETPLSRYLDAELRLLPGLRQPVKSGAELTLFFETTELPARVITLTGRTVSPEDSPALVQFRLPREAAGMVGERFIVRGSSPVDTIGGGRILDPAAERYQLKTTADRLKRLEARRDLSLRTLVTTELDKLSFTRKRGFLEAAPFSEERIDKAVADAVTRGDVVVSGDWLISADFWRARQTALQEILAAEHKAQPLKKGVIQAEAATRLNLPPEVFSALVNEMTGSGVLTRDGDSLALSSHRPQLSDGQEALEKRLIAAVTKNPAAPPTRTELLQAVPGASGILRYLLEQKRLVELPEGIILTAELYRDIRQKVIDTLKSEGRIAIQDMSALTGFSRKYSIPFLTRLDQEGLTRRQDNVRVPARRLE; encoded by the coding sequence GTGATAACCCTGGGAACCGCCGGCCACATCGACCACGGCAAGTCCTCCGTGGTCAAAGCCCTGACTGCCATCGATCCCGACCGCCTGCCGGAAGAAAAGGCGCGCGGCATGACCATCGACCTCGGCTTCGCCTGGTTTGCTTTGCCGGACGGAGAAAAGGTCGGGCTGGTGGACGTGCCGGGGCATCAGCATTTCGTACGCAACGTTATTCCGGGTCTGACCGGCATCGACGCCGTGATGCTGGTGGTGGCCGCCGATGACGGCTGGATGCCCCAGACCGAAGAACATCTTCAGATAATCGACCTCCTGGGTATCGACCGGGGGATTGTCGTGCTCAACAAGACCGACCTGGTCGAGGAAGAATGGCGACAGATGGTCGAGGCCGATATCCAGGAACGCCTGACCGGCACCTCGCTGGCGGCGGTACCGGTCGTCAGATTCAGCTCCAAAACCGGGGAGGGACTGGCCGAACTCAGGGTGGCGGTTGCCGGACTGGCCGCCGGCGCCCGCCAGAGCGATACCGGTAAACCCAGACTGCCCATTGACCGGGTATTCTCCATCAAGGGGGCTGGAACGGTGATTACCGGCACTCTGCACCATGGTTCGCTGGCTGTCGGGGATGAGCTGACCATCCTGCCCGGGGGGCTGAAGGCCCAGGTGCGAGGCATCGAGTCCTATAAGGAGCACCATAATTACGCCCGTCCCGGCTCCAGGGTAGCTCTCAATCTGGCCGGCGTCAGAAAGGAAGAACTGGAGAGGGGTGACATCATCGTCCGGCGGGGCCGGGAAACACCGCTGTCCCGTTACCTGGACGCCGAGCTTCGCCTGTTGCCGGGTCTGCGCCAGCCGGTTAAGTCTGGCGCCGAGCTGACCCTGTTTTTCGAAACCACCGAGCTTCCGGCCCGGGTCATCACGCTGACCGGACGCACGGTAAGCCCGGAAGATTCGCCTGCCCTGGTTCAGTTTCGCCTGCCACGGGAGGCGGCCGGGATGGTCGGTGAGCGATTCATTGTCCGGGGTAGTTCACCGGTGGACACCATCGGCGGCGGCCGTATCCTGGACCCGGCCGCGGAACGCTACCAGTTGAAAACCACTGCCGACAGATTAAAACGGCTGGAAGCCCGGCGTGACTTATCCCTGAGAACGCTGGTGACTACGGAGCTGGATAAGCTGTCTTTTACAAGAAAACGCGGCTTTCTGGAAGCCGCGCCATTCTCCGAAGAACGAATCGACAAGGCCGTCGCAGATGCCGTCACCAGGGGAGATGTAGTCGTTTCCGGTGACTGGCTGATTTCCGCTGATTTCTGGCGGGCGCGGCAGACGGCTCTGCAGGAAATTCTGGCCGCCGAACATAAAGCCCAGCCGCTGAAAAAAGGCGTCATTCAAGCCGAGGCCGCTACCAGACTGAATCTGCCGCCGGAGGTTTTCAGTGCGCTGGTGAACGAAATGACCGGTAGCGGGGTCCTTACTCGGGACGGGGACAGCCTTGCGCTGTCTTCCCATCGGCCCCAGCTTTCCGATGGGCAGGAGGCCTTAGAGAAGCGCTTGATAGCGGCGGTAACCAAAAACCCGGCGGCGCCGCCGACACGAACCGAATTGTTACAGGCGGTGCCGGGCGCTTCCGGTATCCTGCGGTACCTGTTGGAACAAAAACGGTTGGTCGAACTGCCGGAGGGTATCATACTCACCGCCGAGCTTTATCGGGATATCCGGCAGAAGGTCATCGACACCTTGAAAAGCGAAGGCCGAATAGCTATTCAGGATATGAGCGCCCTGACCGGTTTTTCCCGCAAGTACAGCATTCCTTTCCTGACCCGACTGGACCAGGAAGGGCTGACCCGGCGTCAGGACAACGTCCGGGTGCCGGCTCGTCGCCTCGAATGA